Proteins encoded together in one Alteribacter keqinensis window:
- a CDS encoding AMP-binding protein encodes MDERLARPWLTHYPDEIPVKIEYEEKPLQSYLADAARETPDKSALHFMGTEMTFAEVYDSALRFASGLRGLGVKKGDRVAIMLANTPQSVISYYGTLLTGAVVVQTNPLYVERELEHQMIDSGAKVMICLDLVYPRVANVLKKTKLEHVIVTGIKDYLPFPKNLIYPFIQKKNTGIKVDITYNEKTHPFTRVLKENEPVETEVSVNPKEDLALLQYTGGTTGVAKGVMLTHHNLVANTTQALRWMHKIDHGNEVILCALPFFHVYGMTVGMNFSIMDRSKMVIMPRFNTTQILKAIQKQRVSIFPGAPTMYIGLINDPDVNKYDLSSVEVCISGSAPLPVEVQQRFEKLTGGKLSEGFGLTEASPVTHFNLMWGKRPSGSIGLPWPDTDAAVINGETGEQAEAGEIGELIVRGPQVMKGYWNRPEETKAVFQDGWLLTGDMGYMDEEGYFYIVDRKKDMIIAGGFNIYPREVEEVLYEHEAIKEAVVIGVPDPYRGETVKAFVVLKEGMELSEKELNEYCRKNLSAYKSPKQFEFRNELPKTMVGKVLRRALVDEEKRKREQEKEPQVQGK; translated from the coding sequence ATGGATGAAAGACTTGCAAGACCATGGTTAACTCATTATCCTGATGAAATTCCAGTAAAGATTGAATACGAAGAAAAGCCGCTCCAATCTTACCTCGCAGATGCTGCAAGAGAAACACCGGATAAAAGTGCACTTCATTTTATGGGGACAGAAATGACGTTTGCTGAGGTGTATGACAGCGCGCTGCGTTTTGCCAGCGGACTTCGGGGACTTGGTGTTAAAAAGGGAGACCGCGTGGCCATCATGCTTGCCAACACACCGCAGTCTGTCATCTCCTATTACGGAACCCTTTTAACCGGGGCTGTTGTGGTACAGACCAATCCGCTTTATGTTGAACGGGAGCTTGAGCATCAGATGATCGACTCAGGTGCCAAAGTCATGATCTGTCTTGATCTGGTGTACCCCAGGGTAGCCAATGTGCTGAAAAAAACGAAGCTTGAACACGTGATTGTTACGGGAATTAAAGACTATCTCCCGTTTCCTAAAAACCTGATTTATCCATTTATACAGAAGAAGAACACAGGAATTAAGGTTGATATAACGTACAATGAAAAAACACATCCATTCACCCGGGTTCTTAAAGAGAATGAACCTGTGGAAACTGAGGTTTCAGTTAATCCAAAAGAAGATCTGGCACTGTTGCAATATACAGGTGGAACAACCGGAGTAGCCAAAGGTGTAATGCTGACCCATCATAACCTGGTTGCAAATACAACCCAGGCTTTAAGATGGATGCACAAGATTGATCATGGAAATGAAGTTATCCTTTGTGCCCTGCCGTTTTTCCACGTGTACGGTATGACAGTCGGAATGAACTTTTCCATTATGGACCGCTCGAAAATGGTGATTATGCCGCGTTTTAATACAACGCAGATCCTTAAGGCCATTCAGAAGCAGCGTGTCTCAATCTTCCCGGGTGCGCCGACGATGTATATCGGTCTGATTAACGACCCTGACGTAAACAAGTATGATCTGTCTTCAGTGGAAGTGTGTATCAGTGGATCTGCTCCACTGCCGGTGGAAGTCCAGCAGCGGTTTGAGAAGCTTACAGGAGGCAAGCTCAGTGAAGGCTTTGGTCTGACGGAAGCTTCACCTGTGACACACTTTAACCTGATGTGGGGAAAACGGCCGAGCGGAAGCATTGGTCTGCCCTGGCCTGATACAGATGCCGCAGTCATTAACGGAGAAACGGGCGAACAGGCCGAAGCCGGGGAAATTGGTGAATTGATTGTCCGGGGTCCTCAAGTGATGAAAGGATACTGGAACCGCCCTGAAGAAACGAAAGCTGTTTTCCAGGATGGCTGGCTGTTAACCGGAGACATGGGATATATGGATGAAGAAGGCTACTTCTATATCGTTGACCGAAAAAAAGATATGATTATCGCAGGCGGATTTAACATTTATCCGAGAGAGGTGGAAGAAGTGTTGTACGAACACGAAGCCATCAAAGAAGCGGTAGTCATTGGCGTTCCTGATCCATATCGGGGAGAGACGGTAAAGGCATTTGTGGTCTTAAAAGAAGGCATGGAGCTTTCGGAAAAAGAGCTGAATGAATACTGCCGTAAGAACCTGTCAGCCTATAAATCACCGAAGCAGTTTGAATTCAGAAACGAACTGCCGAAGACAATGGTTGGAAAAGTGCTGAGACGGGCACTCGTGGATGAGGAAAAGAGAAAACGTGAACAGGAAAAAGAACCCCAGGTTCAAGGGAAATAG